A region of Deltaproteobacteria bacterium RBG_16_64_85 DNA encodes the following proteins:
- a CDS encoding glycine--tRNA ligase subunit alpha, which produces MLFQDLVLALQRFWADKGCVIHQPYDIEVGAGTFNPATFLRALGPEPWNTAYVEPSRRPTDGRYGENPNRLQHYYQYQVIMKPCPYNYVEMYLDSLRAVGIDPLRHDIRFVEDDWESPTLGAWGLGWEVWLDGMEITQFTYFQQCGGIDLKPVSGEITYGIERIAMYLQDVENVFDLKWVGNVTYGDVHHRGEVEFSKYNFEAADIPMLFSLFTMYEKECLQLIDKKLVLPAYDYCLKCSHTFNMLDARGAISVTERTSYIGRVRTLARFCAEGFLRSREEMGFPLMNKFSA; this is translated from the coding sequence GTGCTATTCCAGGACCTGGTCCTTGCCCTGCAACGTTTCTGGGCGGACAAAGGGTGCGTCATCCACCAGCCATATGATATCGAGGTCGGCGCCGGAACCTTCAACCCTGCAACATTTTTAAGGGCCCTCGGGCCGGAACCGTGGAACACGGCTTACGTCGAACCTTCCCGCCGGCCCACGGACGGAAGGTACGGCGAGAACCCGAACCGCCTGCAGCACTATTACCAATACCAGGTCATCATGAAGCCTTGTCCCTACAATTATGTGGAAATGTACCTGGACTCCCTGCGGGCCGTCGGCATCGACCCCTTGAGGCACGACATACGATTTGTCGAGGACGACTGGGAGTCCCCGACCCTCGGCGCCTGGGGTTTGGGGTGGGAGGTGTGGCTGGACGGCATGGAGATCACCCAGTTCACCTATTTCCAGCAGTGCGGCGGGATCGACCTCAAGCCCGTGTCGGGGGAGATCACCTACGGCATCGAGCGGATCGCGATGTACCTCCAGGACGTGGAGAACGTGTTCGACCTGAAGTGGGTGGGGAACGTCACCTACGGCGACGTGCATCACCGGGGAGAGGTGGAATTCTCGAAGTACAACTTCGAGGCGGCCGACATCCCGATGCTCTTTTCGCTGTTCACCATGTACGAGAAGGAGTGTCTCCAGCTGATCGATAAGAAGCTCGTCCTGCCCGCCTACGATTACTGCCTCAAGTGCTCCCACACGTTCAACATGCTGGACGCCCGCGGGGCCATCTCCGTGACGGAGCGAACGTCCTACATCGGCAGGGTCCGAACCCTGGCCAGGTTCTGTGCGGAAGGATTCCTGAGGTCCCGGGAGGAGATGGGCTTCCCCCTGATGAACAAGTTCTCCGCCTGA
- a CDS encoding DNA repair protein RecO: protein MRGPRHPLGTSARRKGGRIPSAGPRSFRSARAFLVRSVDTGDTDRRISFFTESDGLVSMVAKAARRSRKRFGGSLQKYFLLEVAWTAAPGRLAVLDSVSLVASFWEIVADWEKVRHADYLLELAAALFPQPGPKPKAFGVLLSGMRSLALGDPPPALARKAEAAMLSVGGWGPNFSACRRCGDPIGAFPAKLHGRSVRFVLSEGGILCGNCSGGGVHLSLGAVKTWKALQASSPKVLARVRITDTIFEELQLVIPRYLEYCLGKSLRSLGGLPSS, encoded by the coding sequence GTGCGGGGTCCGCGACATCCCCTTGGAACCTCCGCCCGACGGAAGGGAGGACGAATTCCCTCGGCGGGGCCGCGATCCTTCCGGTCCGCACGCGCCTTCCTGGTCCGTTCGGTCGACACGGGGGATACCGACAGGCGGATATCCTTCTTCACCGAGTCCGACGGTCTGGTTTCGATGGTGGCGAAGGCAGCGCGCAGGAGCCGGAAGCGGTTCGGCGGAAGTCTCCAGAAGTACTTTCTCCTCGAAGTGGCCTGGACCGCGGCGCCCGGGCGCTTGGCGGTGCTCGATTCGGTCTCGCTCGTCGCGAGTTTCTGGGAGATCGTGGCGGATTGGGAGAAGGTCCGCCACGCCGATTACCTGCTCGAACTGGCCGCGGCGCTCTTCCCCCAGCCGGGCCCCAAGCCGAAAGCGTTCGGGGTGCTGCTTTCCGGGATGCGCTCCCTTGCGCTCGGGGACCCGCCTCCCGCGCTGGCAAGGAAGGCCGAGGCGGCTATGCTTTCCGTGGGGGGGTGGGGACCCAACTTTTCGGCGTGTCGCCGATGCGGGGACCCGATCGGCGCATTCCCCGCGAAGCTCCATGGACGGTCCGTGCGGTTCGTGCTTTCGGAGGGAGGGATTCTCTGCGGGAACTGTTCGGGGGGTGGGGTGCATCTTTCCCTTGGGGCGGTGAAGACCTGGAAGGCCCTGCAAGCGTCCTCACCGAAGGTCCTCGCCCGGGTGCGCATTACCGATACAATTTTTGAAGAATTACAACTTGTTATACCGAGATACTTAGAGTATTGCTTGGGGAAATCTCTGCGCAGCCTGGGTGGACTCCCCTCTTCCTAA